The following coding sequences are from one Kallotenue papyrolyticum window:
- a CDS encoding glycosyltransferase family 39 protein, with protein MRARTARLTPVLLLGMLTLLGWALRVWKADWSLPFVPHPDEPAIMNTVLRMLRDGDANPHFFYYPSLWIYVQALVGWLHLQWGLAHGLYGSAAALPPTTDIATAVPGFFVWGRVAAALAGAATLPAVYALGYRLRGLAAGLLAALLLAFNPLHVQHAHFIMPDVPSALLVALALLPTLRIAERGAWRDYALAGLLGGLAAGVKHHAAIVALPIVVAHVLHWRSRLVARLPRLLLAALVMIGVFLATSPFIVLAFDEFRRDLSHQLGDYAAGVHGDTTGTWPLAFYLRFYREQGIGLLGGALASGGAFVLFRRRDPRLAVLLTLVGGYLLIFLPQGNHFMRNLIPTQVALVALAGVGAAALLQRLRASQRRLAVVLVPLGLVLLLAAPTRETARYLLRLTRGDTRVHALRWIETHVPPGVQIVAELKPVPQGVGRWTELLGLPQRELAWYRRQGYAYLLVSSDVWRQYRMPEAYRRWLGERRPQAVFGGADSAQPGPRLEIYATGLSPADVPEPLAGEVRFGSARLVGVAVGRPDAVLPTVGLTPGRELRAGEVLALRSFWQVEQPLDRNYFIFVHLLDAAGARVAQRDAPPWQGMAPTSRWQPGTIVVDVNDLVLPPTLAPGIYRLRIGLFDPDSGTAPPLLVDGRLQPESAVDLGSITVVP; from the coding sequence GTGCGTGCACGTACTGCAAGGCTCACGCCCGTCCTGCTCCTGGGGATGCTCACGTTGCTGGGCTGGGCCCTGCGCGTCTGGAAGGCGGACTGGTCGCTGCCGTTCGTGCCCCACCCCGACGAGCCGGCGATCATGAACACCGTGTTGCGCATGCTGCGCGACGGCGATGCCAATCCGCACTTTTTCTACTACCCATCGCTCTGGATCTACGTTCAGGCACTGGTGGGCTGGCTGCATCTGCAGTGGGGCCTGGCGCACGGCCTGTACGGTTCGGCTGCTGCGCTGCCGCCAACCACCGATATCGCCACCGCCGTGCCCGGCTTTTTTGTCTGGGGCCGTGTGGCAGCAGCGTTGGCAGGCGCGGCAACGCTGCCGGCGGTCTATGCCCTGGGCTATCGCCTGCGCGGTCTGGCTGCCGGCCTGCTGGCGGCACTGCTGCTGGCGTTCAATCCGCTGCACGTTCAGCACGCGCACTTCATCATGCCTGATGTGCCGAGCGCATTGCTGGTGGCGCTGGCGCTGCTACCTACGCTACGCATCGCCGAGCGTGGTGCCTGGCGTGATTATGCGCTGGCCGGACTGCTGGGCGGGCTGGCCGCCGGCGTGAAGCACCATGCCGCCATCGTCGCGCTGCCCATCGTTGTGGCGCATGTTCTGCACTGGCGCTCCCGCCTGGTGGCACGACTGCCACGCCTGCTGCTGGCGGCGCTGGTAATGATCGGCGTGTTTCTGGCGACCTCGCCCTTCATTGTGCTGGCCTTTGACGAATTTCGGCGCGATCTCTCCCACCAACTCGGCGACTACGCCGCGGGGGTGCATGGCGATACCACCGGCACCTGGCCGCTAGCTTTTTACCTGCGCTTCTACCGCGAGCAGGGCATCGGCCTGCTGGGCGGTGCGCTGGCGTCCGGCGGCGCGTTCGTGCTCTTCCGGCGACGCGATCCTCGGCTGGCAGTACTGCTGACGCTGGTCGGCGGCTACCTGCTGATCTTTCTGCCGCAGGGCAATCACTTCATGCGCAATCTGATCCCGACGCAGGTCGCGCTGGTAGCGTTGGCCGGGGTTGGCGCTGCCGCGCTCCTGCAGCGCCTGCGCGCGTCGCAGCGACGCCTGGCCGTGGTGCTCGTGCCGCTTGGCCTGGTGCTGCTGCTGGCTGCGCCGACGCGCGAGACGGCACGCTACCTGCTCCGCCTGACGCGCGGTGATACACGCGTCCACGCGCTGCGCTGGATCGAAACCCATGTGCCGCCCGGCGTGCAGATCGTGGCCGAGCTGAAGCCGGTGCCGCAGGGCGTTGGACGTTGGACCGAGCTGCTGGGCCTGCCGCAGCGCGAGCTGGCCTGGTATCGGCGGCAGGGCTATGCCTATCTGCTGGTTTCCTCGGATGTCTGGCGCCAGTACCGTATGCCGGAAGCGTACCGTCGTTGGCTCGGTGAACGCCGGCCACAGGCTGTCTTCGGTGGCGCGGACAGCGCGCAGCCCGGGCCACGCCTGGAGATCTATGCCACGGGCCTGTCGCCGGCGGATGTGCCCGAGCCGCTGGCTGGGGAGGTGCGCTTCGGCAGCGCCCGGCTGGTGGGCGTGGCCGTGGGCCGTCCCGATGCGGTGTTGCCGACGGTGGGTCTGACACCGGGCCGCGAACTACGCGCGGGCGAGGTGCTGGCGCTGCGCAGCTTCTGGCAGGTCGAGCAGCCGCTGGATCGGAACTACTTCATTTTCGTGCATCTTCTGGACGCCGCTGGCGCGCGTGTCGCTCAGCGGGACGCGCCCCCCTGGCAGGGCATGGCCCCGACCTCGCGCTGGCAACCCGGTACAATAGTCGTCGATGTCAATGACCTGGTGCTCCCCCCAACGCTGGCGCCGGGCATCTATCGCCTGCGCATCGGCCTGTTCGATCCCGACAGCGGCACGGCACCGCCGCTGCTGGTTGATGGCCGGCTGCAGCCGGAGTCGGCCGTTGATCTGGGGAGCATCACCGTGGTGCCCTAG
- a CDS encoding glycosyltransferase family 39 protein, whose product MKRAAQIQPIVARLRGRLGLVLRWLLGGCLLIALLYQVPARQTVRLGVNDAAYVQGWSDPVNRWAVIDAASRAQTPLRWSTARSALIFSQIGLPAEATIRLRADPQLAHQTVEIWLNGRQRLATIDTGPQWTTHRLPINGGLLKANDLFLELRVTPTRLDEGQARGVQVDQVTLATRGWPILPYPAQVLYGGLALGLAALLLRTPRQRWGAALLLSLLFVLSYRLHLGVLGMRTLPPLLVVLLAGLAGVRLLPVLSSTLRRRLALGLAGAVILAWLGWLLLIGRAHVGLSVPGVERDFPVFATRAEALTCPAGAWQTAPCVLRADGFYQLGYPLLLWLVKPLTGGDAFAAGKLIAAVSGALLLLLTLALGSRLLGAGAALLAVLCLALSPFVVQYSLYVGTDMPFAALWLAALAALWLPQRVRWPQAALAGVLAGWAFLVRHPGLVLLPLGLIVLDRVCRAPAAPPAARRWPWLIWGAFILGWLIGVLPQLIVNLRDTGVLLYSQQAKNIWLAVYGNIDYSGRWAAASNDVRLSDLILADPARFFGNWARNLRLFFGTGAEDTSEFGQALALRLLHAPANLLALAGLAGWLWCGARWTRLLLLAAGLYLLGVSVGFLLPRFVLPLAPIWALAAAAATQHIAVRLQGRARLGAAQWLALLGLLLIWAMSRGPQIGARYVLEHQSASSLSRGMGAALWIDNACKREFVCNAPGPS is encoded by the coding sequence ATGAAGCGTGCTGCGCAGATCCAACCAATCGTCGCGCGGCTGCGCGGCCGGCTCGGACTGGTGTTGCGCTGGCTGCTGGGCGGCTGCCTGTTGATCGCGCTGCTGTACCAGGTGCCGGCGCGCCAGACGGTCAGGCTGGGCGTGAACGACGCTGCCTATGTCCAGGGTTGGAGCGATCCGGTCAACCGCTGGGCCGTGATCGACGCCGCGAGCCGGGCGCAGACGCCGTTGCGTTGGAGCACTGCGCGCTCGGCGCTGATCTTTTCGCAGATCGGCCTGCCGGCTGAGGCGACCATTCGTTTGCGGGCCGATCCGCAGCTTGCGCACCAGACCGTCGAGATCTGGCTCAACGGACGTCAGCGCCTGGCGACGATCGACACCGGGCCGCAATGGACCACCCATCGCTTGCCCATCAACGGCGGGCTGCTCAAAGCCAACGATCTGTTTCTGGAGCTGCGTGTGACGCCCACGCGCCTGGACGAGGGCCAGGCGCGCGGCGTACAGGTCGATCAGGTGACGCTGGCAACGCGCGGCTGGCCAATTCTGCCCTATCCGGCCCAGGTGCTCTACGGCGGGCTGGCGCTGGGCTTGGCCGCGCTGCTGCTGCGCACGCCGCGGCAGCGCTGGGGCGCGGCGCTGCTGCTCAGCTTGCTCTTTGTGTTGAGCTACCGTCTCCATCTGGGCGTGCTGGGCATGCGCACCCTGCCGCCGCTGCTGGTGGTGTTGCTGGCCGGACTGGCGGGGGTGCGCCTCCTGCCGGTGCTGTCATCGACGCTGCGCCGCCGTCTGGCGCTCGGCCTCGCCGGCGCCGTGATCCTGGCCTGGCTGGGCTGGCTGCTGCTGATCGGGCGGGCGCATGTTGGCCTCTCGGTGCCGGGGGTAGAGCGCGATTTTCCCGTCTTCGCGACGCGCGCCGAGGCGCTGACCTGCCCCGCCGGAGCGTGGCAGACCGCGCCGTGCGTGCTGCGCGCGGATGGTTTCTACCAGCTTGGCTACCCGCTGCTGCTCTGGCTGGTCAAGCCGTTGACGGGCGGCGATGCCTTTGCCGCGGGCAAACTGATCGCAGCCGTAAGTGGCGCGTTGCTGTTGCTGCTGACACTGGCGCTCGGCAGCCGGCTGTTGGGCGCGGGTGCGGCGTTGCTGGCCGTGCTGTGCCTGGCGCTCAGTCCCTTTGTGGTGCAGTATAGTCTGTACGTCGGTACGGACATGCCCTTTGCGGCGCTGTGGCTCGCCGCTCTGGCGGCGCTCTGGCTGCCGCAGCGTGTGCGCTGGCCGCAGGCGGCGTTGGCGGGCGTGCTGGCCGGTTGGGCCTTCCTGGTGCGTCATCCGGGTCTGGTGCTGCTGCCGCTGGGCCTGATCGTGCTGGACAGGGTATGCCGCGCGCCGGCGGCGCCGCCCGCCGCGCGACGCTGGCCCTGGCTCATCTGGGGCGCGTTCATACTCGGCTGGCTGATCGGCGTGCTGCCGCAACTGATCGTCAATCTGCGCGACACTGGTGTGCTCCTGTATAGCCAGCAGGCCAAGAACATTTGGCTGGCGGTCTATGGCAACATCGACTACAGCGGGCGCTGGGCCGCGGCCAGCAACGATGTGCGCCTGAGCGATCTGATCCTGGCCGATCCGGCGCGCTTCTTCGGCAATTGGGCGCGCAACCTGCGCCTGTTCTTCGGCACGGGCGCGGAAGACACCAGCGAGTTCGGTCAGGCGCTCGCTCTGCGTCTGCTCCACGCGCCGGCCAATCTGCTGGCGCTGGCCGGCCTGGCCGGCTGGCTCTGGTGTGGCGCGCGTTGGACGCGGCTGCTGCTGCTGGCTGCCGGGCTGTATCTCTTGGGCGTGAGCGTTGGCTTTCTGCTGCCGCGCTTTGTGTTGCCGCTCGCGCCGATTTGGGCCTTGGCTGCTGCGGCGGCAACCCAGCATATTGCCGTGCGGCTGCAGGGCCGCGCGCGGCTGGGCGCGGCGCAGTGGCTGGCGCTGCTGGGCCTGCTGCTGATCTGGGCCATGAGTCGCGGTCCGCAGATCGGCGCGCGCTACGTATTGGAACATCAATCGGCGTCTAGCCTCTCGAGGGGTATGGGCGCCGCGCTATGGATCGACAACGCATGCAAGCGAGAGTTCGTCTGCAACGCGCCTGGCCCGTCCTGA
- a CDS encoding glycosyltransferase family 39 protein encodes MQARVRLQRAWPVLIIMAVALGLRLWYLTINPLWPQFSDADDGDYFRRALHLALTGEYVDDSWLIRPPLHVWVFAGWIRLALLLDQAPALGVRLIQVFQVGLGVLLVPLCYSLAAYLFGRRAGLFFALFWAIWFPFVELPATLFSEPLYLFFFVLHLWLLTRYDAGERPRWLALAGLTLGCAALTRSPALYALVFTLPWLLARQVRRAAARGSLLVAARHVAGPFALLATCTLAVVLPWTVRNWVEYRRVILIDTLGPINLWLDLDRADARNEKIARLRQLPQAERQAYALAQVRAMLREDPLRPLREVWPTFRHIWKAQYVEDLWVKRSFFTRPLREAAPLGLAGDLIWLVIVLAGVIGLLHPRTDRPFKGLTALWLLYTLTTVLIFHVEPRYLLPIWWLLGLYAAWTLSAGRSWLSVMRARPWRGALIAAAVVALLLLIVSYRNYPAIVVRGVVRDRYLAQGERAYRQGDTVAAEQAYRAALQVDPGMADAEIALALALAAQGRAQDALAVVQPGDSRRSALVVGFLQRMSGATAQARTTLSQIEGLTGEDTQRWALEHLPVEARSALTLGDDALDLGYIAGFSASERSGSRTLRWLQGTGEIRLPLPAPLAAGQSLTLELAGPLPLDRPLRLSVNGLPLGVVEVAPAWRVYHLALPPALTGATLLRIALSADARVPARLDPASADPRALSVMVHQVMLR; translated from the coding sequence ATGCAAGCGAGAGTTCGTCTGCAACGCGCCTGGCCCGTCCTGATTATCATGGCTGTGGCGCTCGGCCTGCGGCTGTGGTATCTGACGATCAATCCGCTGTGGCCGCAGTTTTCCGACGCCGACGACGGCGACTACTTTCGGCGCGCGCTCCATCTGGCGCTGACCGGTGAGTATGTGGACGATAGCTGGCTGATCCGTCCGCCGCTGCACGTGTGGGTCTTTGCCGGCTGGATCCGGCTGGCGCTCCTGCTGGATCAGGCGCCGGCGTTGGGCGTGCGTCTGATCCAGGTGTTTCAGGTCGGGCTGGGCGTGCTGCTGGTGCCGCTGTGCTATAGCCTGGCGGCGTACCTGTTCGGTCGGCGCGCCGGCCTGTTCTTCGCGCTCTTCTGGGCGATCTGGTTTCCGTTCGTTGAGCTGCCGGCCACGCTCTTCTCCGAGCCGCTCTACCTCTTTTTCTTTGTGCTCCACCTCTGGCTGCTGACGCGCTACGATGCCGGCGAGCGTCCACGCTGGCTGGCACTGGCGGGTCTGACCCTGGGCTGCGCGGCGCTGACGCGCTCGCCGGCGCTGTACGCGCTGGTGTTTACCCTGCCGTGGTTGCTGGCGCGCCAGGTGCGGCGCGCTGCTGCGCGTGGATCGCTGCTGGTTGCCGCGCGCCACGTCGCCGGGCCGTTTGCGTTGCTGGCTACCTGCACACTGGCGGTGGTGCTGCCCTGGACCGTGCGCAACTGGGTCGAATACCGGCGTGTGATCCTGATCGACACACTGGGACCGATCAACCTGTGGCTCGATCTGGACCGTGCCGATGCGCGCAACGAAAAGATTGCGCGGTTGCGGCAGCTGCCGCAGGCGGAGCGCCAGGCCTATGCGCTGGCGCAGGTGCGCGCCATGCTGCGCGAGGATCCGCTCCGTCCGCTGCGCGAAGTGTGGCCGACCTTTCGCCACATCTGGAAAGCGCAGTATGTCGAGGACCTGTGGGTCAAACGCAGCTTTTTCACGCGCCCGTTGCGCGAAGCCGCGCCGCTGGGCCTGGCCGGCGACCTGATCTGGCTGGTGATCGTGCTGGCCGGCGTGATCGGTCTGCTGCATCCGCGCACCGACCGGCCATTCAAAGGGCTGACGGCGCTCTGGCTACTGTACACGCTAACAACGGTCCTGATCTTCCACGTCGAGCCACGCTATCTGCTGCCGATCTGGTGGCTGCTGGGCCTATACGCGGCCTGGACGCTGAGCGCCGGACGCTCGTGGCTGTCAGTCATGCGCGCGCGGCCCTGGCGGGGTGCGCTGATCGCTGCCGCGGTGGTGGCGCTGCTGCTGCTCATCGTCAGCTACCGCAACTATCCAGCGATTGTGGTGCGTGGCGTCGTGCGCGACCGCTATCTGGCCCAGGGTGAGCGAGCGTATCGGCAGGGCGATACCGTGGCAGCGGAGCAGGCCTACCGCGCCGCGCTCCAGGTTGATCCAGGTATGGCCGACGCCGAGATCGCGCTGGCGCTGGCGCTGGCCGCGCAGGGACGTGCTCAGGATGCGCTGGCGGTGGTGCAGCCGGGCGATTCACGCCGTTCGGCGCTAGTGGTTGGCTTTCTCCAGCGCATGAGCGGCGCGACGGCACAGGCGCGCACCACGCTCAGCCAGATCGAGGGCTTGACCGGCGAGGACACCCAGCGCTGGGCGTTGGAGCATTTGCCGGTTGAGGCACGTTCCGCCCTGACGCTGGGTGATGACGCGCTGGATTTGGGCTACATCGCCGGCTTTTCTGCTTCGGAGCGCAGCGGGTCGCGCACCTTGCGCTGGTTGCAGGGCACGGGCGAGATCCGCCTGCCGCTGCCGGCGCCGCTGGCGGCGGGCCAGAGCCTGACGCTGGAGCTGGCCGGGCCGCTGCCCCTTGATCGCCCGCTGCGTCTCAGCGTCAACGGGCTGCCTCTGGGCGTGGTCGAGGTTGCGCCGGCGTGGCGCGTGTACCACCTTGCGCTGCCGCCCGCGCTGACGGGCGCGACGCTTCTGCGCATCGCGCTGAGCGCCGACGCGCGCGTGCCGGCCCGCCTCGATCCCGCCAGCGCCGATCCGCGCGCGCTGAGCGTCATGGTCCATCA